Part of the Streptomyces sp. HSG2 genome, CGTGAGCGTGCCGCTCGTCACCGGCGGGGAAGTCGCCTACGCCGCACTCGACTACGCCGCGAGCGCCCCCGTGCTGCGACGGGTGTGGGACGACGTCGCCGCCTACGCCCCCTACTACGGCAGTGTGCACCGAGGTGCCGGGTACCTGTCCCGGCTGTCCACCGACCTCTTCGAGGAGTCCCGCCGGACCGTCGGGGCCTTCCTCGACTGTCGCGACGACGACCAGGTGGTCTTCACCCGATCCACCACCGACAGCCTCAACCTGCTCGCCGCCGCGCTCCCGGCGGGGTGCCGAGTCTACGTCTTCGAGACCGAGCACCACGCCTCCCTCTTGGCGTGGCGGGGCGCCGACGTCACCTACCTCGACGCCCCCCGCGGCCCTCGGGAGGCCGTCGAGACCCTGAGCGAGGCGCTCGCCCACCGGAACCGCGACCGTCCGGCGCTGGTCTGCGTCACCGGGGCCTCGAACGTGACGGGAGAGTTGTGGCCGGTACGCGAACTCGCCGCCGCGGCACGGGAGCACGGCGCCCGCACCGTGCTCGACGCGGCGCAGCTCGCCCCGCACCACCCGGTCTCACTGCGGGAACTCGACGTGGACTGGGTGGCCCTGTCGGGCCACAAGCTCCACGCTCCGTTCGGGTCCGGTGTCCTGGCGGGCCGAGCCGACTGGCTGCGCGCGGCCGAACCCCACCTCGCCGGCGGCGGCGCCAGCCGGAGCGTCGTGCGGCGACCCGACGGCGCGGTGGACGTCACCTGGCACGACGACGCCGCCCGGCACGAGGCCGGCTCGCCCAACGTCATCGGGGCCTACGCCCTCGCCTCGGCCTGCCGCGCGCTCGGGGAGGCCGGGCTCGAGACGCTGGCCGCTCGCGAGCGAGGCCTGATCGACATCGTGCGGGAGGGCCTGGCCGACGTCCCCGAGGTGCGGTTCCTGTCGCTCTTCGGGGACGACGCTCCGCGCGTCGGGGTGCTGTCCTTCGTCGTCGACGGCTGGGACGGCTCCCACTTCGCAGCCGCCCTCTCCGCCGAGCACGGGATCGGGGTACGGGACGGTCTCTTCTGCGCACACCCGCTGGTGCGGGTCCTGCTCGGCGGTGGCTCCGGCACGCCCGGGGGCTGCGGGAGCGAGGTCGCGCCGGGCGAGGAGCGCCTCGGGGCCGTCCGCGTCAGCTTCGGCGCGGGCACGCCCGTGGAGCACGTGGAACGGTTCGTGACCGCCACGCGCGAATTGGTGCGGAACGGCGCGCGGTGGACCTACCGGAACGAGGGGGGACGCCCCGTGCCGGGACCCGCCGCGCGCCGAGCGGCCCCGGCCGGGGCCCGGGCGCCGCGACAGCCGATCTCGTGACCCAGATCTCCGGCTCAAGCCCCGCCGACGACCCCGGTCCGCCCGGTGCGCGGACTCCGCCCGCGCGCCCGCGGGTGCCGGGACCCGGCGAGGTCAGCCGTCCAGACCGATCGAGAACGCCGCCTCCAGATCGTGCTGGGAGTACGTCCGGAACGCCACGTGGGTGTCCGTGCCCAGGACACCGGGGATCTTGCTGATCCGCCCGGGGATGACGTCGGCCAACTCCTCGTGTTCCCCGACCCGGACCATGGCGATCAGGTCGTGGCCGCCTGTCACGGAGAAGACCTCGCTGACGCTCTCCAGCGAGGCGATCTCCTCCGCGATCTCGGGGATCCGGTCCACGGTTGTCTTGATGAGGACGATCGCGGTGATCACGGTGGGTGCTCCTCGGGTTCGGCGCTCGGG contains:
- a CDS encoding Lrp/AsnC ligand binding domain-containing protein, whose protein sequence is MITAIVLIKTTVDRIPEIAEEIASLESVSEVFSVTGGHDLIAMVRVGEHEELADVIPGRISKIPGVLGTDTHVAFRTYSQHDLEAAFSIGLDG
- a CDS encoding aminotransferase class V-fold PLP-dependent enzyme gives rise to the protein MPATATATAVAPVSTTADRELSSPLPVLGLDVSVPLVTGGEVAYAALDYAASAPVLRRVWDDVAAYAPYYGSVHRGAGYLSRLSTDLFEESRRTVGAFLDCRDDDQVVFTRSTTDSLNLLAAALPAGCRVYVFETEHHASLLAWRGADVTYLDAPRGPREAVETLSEALAHRNRDRPALVCVTGASNVTGELWPVRELAAAAREHGARTVLDAAQLAPHHPVSLRELDVDWVALSGHKLHAPFGSGVLAGRADWLRAAEPHLAGGGASRSVVRRPDGAVDVTWHDDAARHEAGSPNVIGAYALASACRALGEAGLETLAARERGLIDIVREGLADVPEVRFLSLFGDDAPRVGVLSFVVDGWDGSHFAAALSAEHGIGVRDGLFCAHPLVRVLLGGGSGTPGGCGSEVAPGEERLGAVRVSFGAGTPVEHVERFVTATRELVRNGARWTYRNEGGRPVPGPAARRAAPAGARAPRQPIS